Proteins from a genomic interval of Crassostrea angulata isolate pt1a10 chromosome 7, ASM2561291v2, whole genome shotgun sequence:
- the LOC128192100 gene encoding CREB-binding protein-like isoform X2 has product MADQLENVEGPPAAKRAKIASPKPSNEGGDFNDLLNIHDIVDALPDELMGSSDQNGMMDSNHSMQDPSKHHAQLTQLLSGVSSASSMVPPSSKSPMPNLGSLGNLNNAAKSPRSANLSSPPLGMGGKVSQHVGMDNYPSNSAGFSSMNSVGPMVSNANMMNKNIAHNPINSMGVQMSISNMGQQTSSMMSNGPLYSASGHNQGRGNVSGMQQLSSMSQPGVMGGMNHQPMHNPNNMVGHPGMGMQQQQMMKNGPHGGNSFGFTNSNVVGHPQQTASPNYNATSIPMSLPISMSSNLTSTSMSMSPITSTVNTQPQMNTGGIVAGPATNMGGMQGASASLTPGATGAQQPPTADPEKRKLIQQQLVLLLHAHKCQRRQQTNGEVCSLPHCRTMKNVLNHMTTCNAGKSCQVAHCASSRQIITHWKNCTRNDCPVCLPLKHAQKTDRTGQNPANPSVSTVQQTSQINQLPGVGTAASRGVPATGTSTQPSHGLTDSQMKRAYAALGLPFNQPATAAVRPTGGLNDASGISASGTGNPQNNLLAGFTNPPGMDPQKSQQIAANTNSGSKEWHQSVTQDLRNHLVHKLVQAIFPTPDPAALKDKRMNNLVAYARKVEGDMYDTANSREEYYHLLAEKIYKIQKELEEKRLYRIQQGTGGATNIPGARLRPNGPLNNILVQAGGKVPNDPYSLPPQTPMPEMLRSPNPRQPINSPGIRPGVDNSQNYQSIAGMTPQDHLQQIRNRLPQPPIIHSSQPQQAYTNQMSQSPSTMTQSSPGITQLTSQIGSSVNSLLNSPAPQLTSQIPNQMSPAMINTSQPFDSITTVTSSVGNTQIKTEIKQEDGKNSQTLKDVLMAPSTTGNTPSTMSSAMTSSANSISTSTVFTPSSKSIDIKQEVKQEVEIKTEPDIKQEPNSEGGKQIKEEPGENMYARKKEESGENSSNSMDVTMDSKGKSEAGDKQEARDSPLPSVSAASAPATPATPATPSTSQTKQPRQKKVFKPDELRQALMPTLEKLYRQDPESMPFRQPVDPVMLNIPDYFDIVKKPMDLSTIRRKLDTGQYTDPWQYCDDVWLMFDNAWLYNRKTSRVYKYSSKLAEVFEGEIDGVMQSLGYCCGHKFVFSPQVLCCYGKQLCTIPRDAIYYSYQNRTRQNGLFSDRYIYCEKCFQEIQGDEVELSDDPTQPVTKISKGQFSKLKNDQLDYEPFVECDECGRKMHQICVLHFEPIWPNGFTCDNCHRAKGTKRKENRYSAKNLTYSGIPPTKLGTYLENRVNNFLKNKDAGAGDVTIKVLSSGDKVVEVKPGMKARFCDNGEMQETFQYRAKAMFAFEEIDGTDVCFFGMHVQEYGSDCPQPNNRRVYISYLDSVHFFQPRQLRTAVYHEILIGYLEYVKQQGYSWAHIWACPPSEGDDYIFHCHPPEQKIPKPKRLQEWYKKMLDKAIIERCVIDYKDILKDAIESNVTSATMIPYFEGDFWPNVLEESIKELDQEEEEKRKREEAEAAAAEQEPECIDDGEGSNQGVGKKKGKSNRNKKASKSKSSQRKNPKKTNMPHGGNDLTQKVYATMEKHKEVFFVIRLHSQAYASQSLPPIIDPDPMITCDLMDGRDAFLTMARDKHQEFSSLRRAKYSTLAMLYEIHNQGRDNFVYTCNHCKAHVETRWHCTVCEDFDLCNACYETEKHAHKMEKLGLDLDDGTSTSDKQDNPQESRRQSIQRCIHSLVHACQCRDANCRLPSCQKMKRVVSHTKCCRKKTNGVCPICKQLIALCLYHAKHCTENKCQVPFCVQIKQKLRQQQLQHRLQQAQMLRRRMAVMQRTTATPSAAQVTSQPSPSPVTVTIPQQQQPQQPGIGGKPPPAPPQAAMQAAQEAKRIALQQTLNTMNKPIPSVPPSTNMAPPPMKPNPALPGMPQQPPQSVGMPNWQNYQQNNQSQIRQQIQPQQQLPRMPMPNRQQQPVMNQPGIQMQPNQIRQTSQHALHELLKTLKSPSSNQQQAQVLQILKSNPQLMAAFIQQRAKQQQMQGQGQVPPNNPNQIQNMGQMGMSAPQTTGQPTTQQQQMWQYQQQQQRLRMQQNSVPQQHNVQQPQTNQMGQFQAPQPSFQQRQRMSYPQQSQGSFQGDGTQHMQQQFNPQHNQQMIHQVHQQQVQIRQQFSGGKPVSPQMSANQNPSPQQFMQQVRSPTSLPQTVRSPQPIASPHQQLNPSPRQPQMSPHHVISNQSHPGVHDANQMNSETMLFSGGMSLQNQGADSGLGLSQDNEVAPLTPQDQLSKYVETL; this is encoded by the exons ATGGCCGACCAACTCGAAAATGTGGAAGGTCCCCCAGCAGCAAAGAGGGCTAAAATTGCATCTCCAAAGCCCTCCAATGAGGGCGGGG attttaatgATTTGCTCAACATACATGACATTGTTGATGCCCTACCTGATGAACTTATGGGGTCAAGTGACCAAAATGGGATGATGGATTCTAACCATTCCATGCAGGATCCATCAAAACATCATGCTCAGCTTACTCAACTATTGTCAGGAGTTTCATCTGCGTCCAGCATGGTTCCACCAAGCAGTAAAAGTCCAATGCCGAATTTGGGAAGTTTAGGAAATTTAAACAATGCAGCAAAAAGTCCAAGATCTGCTAATTTATCATCACCACCACTTGGTATGGGAGGGAAGGTGTCTCAACATGTGGGAATGGACAATTATCCCTCAAACAGTGCTGGATTTTCATCAATGAATTCTGTTGGACCTATGGTATCAAATGCAAACATGATGAACAAAAACATTGCACATAATCCGATTAATAGTATGGGTGTGCAAATGTCAATATCAAACATGGGACAACAGACAAGTTCAATGATGTCGAATGGTCCGCTCTACTCTGCTAGTGGACACAATCAAGGGCGAGGAAATGTTTCAGGGATGCAACAGTTGTCAAGCATGTCACAGCCAGGTGTAATGGGTGGGATGAACCATCAACCGATGCATAATCCCAACAACATGGTTGGACACCCAGGAATGGGCATGCAGCAACAACAAATGATGAAG AATGGACCCCATGGAGGAAATTCTTTTGGGTTTACCAACTCAAATGTTGTTGGCCATCCACAGCAAACGGCGTCTCCAAATTACAATGCCACATCTATTCCCATGTCTCTTCCAATCAGTATGTCATCAAACCTGACGTCAACCTCTATGTCGATGTCACCCATAACGAGTACAGTTAACACA CAACCACAGATGAACACTGGTGGAATTGTGGCAGGTCCAGCTACGAACATGGGTGGGATGCAAGGAGCCAGTGCCAGTCTTACCCCAGGAGCCACTGGAGCTCAACAGCCTCCAACTGCTGACCCTGAGAAACGTAAACTTATCCAACAACAACTAGTGCTGTTGCTGCACGCCCACAAATGTCAGAGGCGTCAGCAGACCAATGGAGAGGTGTGTTCTCTACCTCACTGCAGAACAATGAAGAACGTGCTAAATCACATGACAACTTGCAATGCTGGGAAGTCCTGCCAAG TTGCTCATTGTGCATCATCAAGACAAATAATAACACATTGGAAGAACTGCACCAGAAATGACTGTCCTGTGTGTCTGCCATTAAAGCATGCCCAAAAGACAGACAGGACTGGGCAGAATCCAGCCAATCCAAGTG TGTCCACAGTGCAGCAGACAAGCCAAATCAATCAGCTGCCTGGAGTTGGAACAGCAGCCAGCAGAGGGGTACCTGCCACTGGAACAAGCACACAGCCCTCCCACGGCCTCACTGACAGCCAGATGAAGAGAGCCTATGCAGCCCTAGGTCTACCCTTCAACCAGCCTGCTACTGCAGCAGTCAGACCAACAGGTGGATTAAATGATG CATCTGGAATAAGTGCTAGTGGCACAGGTAATCCACAGAATAACTTATTGGCAGGGTTCACAAATCCACCTGGCATGGATCCGCAGAAGTCTCAGCAGATAGCAGCCAACACAAACAGTGGTTCTAAGGAATGGCATCAAAGTGTGACGCAGGACCTAAGAAATCACCTTGTCCATAAATT AGTTCAAGCAATATTTCCTACTCCTGACCCTGCTGCACTTAAAGATAAGAGAATGAACAACTTAGTGGCCTATGCTAGGAAAGTGGAAGGAGATATGTATGATACAGCAAATAGCCGG gAGGAGTATTACCATTTGCTTGCtgaaaagatttataaaatcCAGAAAGAACTGGAAGAGAAACGGTTGTACCGTATACAGCAGGGCACTGGGGGAGCTACAAATATTCCAGGAGCAAGACTGAGGCCGA ATGGACCTCTAAATAACATACTGGTTCAGGCAGGAGGTAAAGTTCCAAATGATCCCTATAGCCTGCCCCCACAGACTCCAATGCCGGAAATGTTGAGGTCTCCCAACCCTCGACAGCCTATCAATTCACCAGGAATACGTCCTGGAGTGGACAATTCTCAGAATTACCAAAGT attGCTGGAATGACGCCCCAAGATCATTTACAACAAATCAGGAATCGTTTACCACAACCTCCCATCATTCATTCATCTCAGCCTCAACAAGCTTACACAAATCAAATGTCACAG TCACCATCTACCATGACCCAGAGTTCACCAGGCATCACACAACTGACATCACAAATTGGATCATCTGTTAACAGTCTTCTCAATTCACCAGCCCCTCAGCTTACTAGTCAAATTCCAAATCAGATGTCCCCTGCCATGATAAATACATCTCAACCATTTGAT TCAATAACAACTGTCACAAGCTCAGTGGGCAATACACAAATAAAGactgaaataaaacaagaagATGGCAAAAATTCCCAGACTTTGAAGGATGTTTTGATGGCTCCAAGCACAACAGGAAACACTCCGAGCACCATGTCTTCAGCCATGACTTCCTCAGCCAATTCTATATCCACATCAACAGTGTTTACACCCTCCAGTAAGTCCATCGACATCAAACAGGAAGTGAAACAGGAAGTGGAAATCAAGACAGAGCCAGACATTAAACAAGAACCAAACTCTGAGGGTGGAAAGCAG ATTAAAGAAGAACCAGGAGAAAATATGTATGCGAGAAAGAAAGAGGAATCTGGTGAGAACAGCAGTAACAGTATGGACGTTACTATGGATTCCAAGGGCAAATCGGAGGCTGGGGACAAGCAAGAGGCCAGGGACAGTCCTCTCCCCTCTGTCTCTGCAGCCAGTGCCCCTGCTACACCAGCCACTCCCGCTACACCCAGCACTTCTCAAACCAAACAACCCCGACAAAAGAAAG TATTCAAACCTGATGAGTTGAGACAAGCATTGATGCCAACCCTTGAGAAACTTTACCGCCAGGACCCTGAGTCCATGCCATTTAGACAGCCAGTTGACCCAGTTATGTTGAACATACCT GACTACTTTGACATTGTTAAGAAACCAATGGACCTTTCTACTATCAGAAGAAAGTTAGACACAGGGCAGTACACGGATCCTTGGCAGTACTGTGACGATGTCTGGCTGATGTTTGATAATGCATGGTTGTACAATAGGAAGACCTCCCGTGTCTATAAATACAGTTCGAAG TTGGCTGAAGTATTTGAAGGAGAAATAGATGGAGTTATGCAGTCTCTTGGGTATTGTTGTGGACATAAATTTGTGTTTAGCCCACAGGTTCTTTGCTGTTATGGAAAACAGTTGTGTACAATACCCAGAGATGCCATATACTACAGTTACCAGAATCG TACAAGACAAAATGGCCTCTTTTCTGACAGATACATTTATTGTGAGAAGTGCTTCCAAGAAATCCAGGGAGATGAGGTGGAATTGTCAGATGATCCCACTCAACCTGTCAC aaaaatttcaaaaggTCAGTTTTCTAAACTGAAAAATGATCAGCTGGATTATGAACCTTTTGTGGAATGCGATGAATGTGGACGGAAAATGCATCAAATTTGTGTCCTTCACTTTGAACCTATTTGGCCTAATGG gtttaCATGTGATAATTGCCATAGGGCTAAGGGGacaaaaaggaaagaaaacagATATTCTGCCAAAA atctgACCTATTCAGGTATTCCTCCCACCAAGTTGGGTACATACTTGGAGAATAGGGTAAACAACTTCTTGAAGAACAAGGATGCTGGTGCTGGTGATGTTACAATAAAAGTGCTATCAAGTGGAGACAAAGTGGTGGAAGTCAAGCCAGGCATGAAAGCTAG GTTTTGTGACAATGGTGAAATGCAAGAGACTTTCCAGTACAGGGCAAAGGCAATGTTTGCGTTTGAAGAGATTGATGGAACTGATGTGTGTTTCTTTGGAATGCATGTACAAGAATATGGTTCTGACTGTCCCCAACCCAACAATAG GCGAGTTTACATATCATATCTGGACAGTGTCCATTTCTTTCAACCACGCCAATTAAGAACTGCTGTGTATCATGAAATTCTGATTGGATATTTGGAATATGTGAAACAGCAAGGATATTCATGGGCTCACATCTGGGCTTGTCCACCTAGTGAAGGGGATGACTACATATTTCATTGCCATCCACCAGAGCAAAAGATCCCAAAACCAAAGAGATTACAGGAATGGTACAAGAAAATGCTAGATAAAGCAATCATCGAACGATGTGTCATAGATTACaag GATATCCTTAAAGATGCCATAGAAAGCAATGTGACCAGTGCTACCATGATCCCATACTTTGAGGGTGACTTCTGGCCCAACGTGTTGGAGGAGAGCATCAAGGAGCTGGACCAGGAGGAGGAGGAGAAGAGGAAGCGTGAGGAGGCGGAGGCAGCGGCCGCCGAGCAGGAGCCCGAGTGTATCGACGACGGCGAGGGCAGCAACCAG GGAGTTggaaagaaaaaaggaaagagTAATAGAAATAAAAAGGCCAGCAAAAGCAAGAGCAGTCAGAGGAAGAATCCAAAGAAAACCAACATGCCTCATGGTGGCAATGATCTCACCCAAAAAGTATATGCCACAATGGAGAAGCATAAGGAG GTGTTCTTTGTGATCCGACTTCACAGTCAGGCTTATGCCTCACAATCACTCCCTCCAATCATTGACCCCGACCCCATGATTACCTGTGACTTGATGGACGGCCGTGATGCCTTCCTCACCATGGCTCGTGACAAGCATCAGGAATTCTCTTCACTGCGGAGGGCTAAATACTCAACCTTGGCAATGTTGTATGAAATTCACAATCAGGGAAGAGACAATTTCGTGTACACATGTAATCATTGTAAAGCCCATGTGGAAACCCGGTGGCATTGTACTGTTTGTGAA GACTTTGATTTGTGTAATGCCTGCTATGAAACAGAGAAACATGCTCATAAAATGGAGAAACTTGGTCTTGATTTGGATGATGGAACATCTACAAGTGATAAACAAGATAATCCTCAGGAATCTCGTAGACAATCTATTCAGAGGTGCATTCATTCTCTTGTGCATGCATGTCAGTGCAGAGACGCCAATTGTAGACTTCCAAGTTGTCAGAAGATGAAGCGTGTCGTTTCTCATACAAAGTGTTGTAGGAAAAAGACCAACGGTGTGTGTCCGATATGTAAACAGCTTATTGCTCTGTGCCTGTATCACGCAAAACATTGTACAGAGAACAAGTGTCAAGTACCATTCTGTGTACAGATTAAACAGAAACTGAGGCAGCAACAACTTCAGCATCGGCTTCAACAAGCGCAGATGTTGCGGAGGCGTATGGCTGTGATGCAAAGGACTACTGCAACTCCGAGTGCAGCACAAGTGACATCTCAGCCATCACCCTCACCCGTGACTGTGACTAttccacaacaacaacaaccccagCAGCCTGGAATAGGTGGGAAACCACCACCCGCTCCACCCCAAGCTGCCATGCAGGCTGCTCAGGAGGCCAAGAGAATAGCTCTACAGCAAACACTCAATACAATGAACAAGCCGATACCTTCTGTGCCACCGAGTACGAACATGGCTCCCCCACCTATGAAACCCAATCCTGCACTCCCTGGCATGCCTCAGCAGCCACCGCAATCCGTTGGAATGCCCAACTGGCAAAACTATCAACAGAATAACCAGTCTCAAATTCGCCAGCAAATCCAACCACAACAACAGCTGCCCAGGATGCCAATGCCTAACAGACAGCAGCAACCAGTGATGAATCAACCAGGCATTCAAATGCAACCAAACCAAATCAGACAAACAAGTCAGCATGCACTGCATGAGTtgttaaaaactttgaaatctCCTTCATCAAACCAACAGCAGGCTCAAGTGCTTCAGATTTTGAAATCGAATCCACAGCTTATGGCAGCTTTTATTCAACAAAGAGCAAAACAACAGCAGATGCAAGGACAGGGTCAGGTACCTCCCAACAATCCCAATCAGATACAGAACATGGGTCAGATGGGCATGAGTGCTCCCCAAACAACAGGGCAGCCCACCACTCAACAGCAGCAAATGTGGCAATATCAGCAACAGCAACAGAGACTAAGGATGCAGCAAAACTCTGTTCCCCAACAGCATAATGTGCAACAACCACAAACAAATCAAATGGGACAGTTTCAAGCTCCACAACCTTCATTTCAACAACGACAACGGATGTCCTATCCCCAACAGTCACAAGGATCATTCCAGGGGGATGGAACACAACACATGCAACAACAGTTTAATCCGCAGCATAACCAACAAATGATTCATCAAGTTCATCAGCAGCAAGTCCAAATTAGACAACAGTTTTCTGGCGGAAAACCTGTGAGTCCCCAAATGTCAGCCAATCAGAACCCATCCCCCCAGCAGTTCATGCAGCAAGTGAGGTCACCCACATCATTACCACAAACTGTCCGGTCCCCTCAACCAATCGCATCTCCTCATCAGCAGCTTAATCCATCCCCACGTCAACCTCAAATGTCACCTCATCATGTCATATCCAATCAATCTCATCCGGGAGTGCATGACGCTAACCAAATGAACTCAGAGACAATGTTGTTTAGTGGTGGCATGTCCCTCCAGAATCAGGGAGCAGATTCTGGACTGGGCTTGTCACAGGACAATGAGGTGGCTCCTCTAACACCACAGGACCAGCTCTCAAAATATGTAGAGACCTTGTAG